The Sediminispirochaeta smaragdinae DSM 11293 genome has a segment encoding these proteins:
- a CDS encoding mandelate racemase/muconate lactonizing enzyme family protein, whose translation MLIKRIELLTGRIPLEVPFRIATMEVRDTESLFVRISDSEGNTGTGEGNPFRSIVGETIGTVFAAAEALAPLLLGKNAFAFHEHAKTMEDFLPNNVTSRSAFDIALWDLAARRACMPLYAFLGGSRRALISDNTIGLFSPEVMAERARSFVRKGYNAVKIKLGTDASLDIERVRAIRKAVGSEVLLRVDANQGWSFPDAVKVLTAIEKWNIEYCEQPLPADRFDQLRELRRRTSIPIMADESLFSVSDALRLIKEESCDLFNIKLSKSAGITGALAIASLAEASGIECMIGCMSESRIYQSAAAHLASARPIFRYADLDGPLMHTIDPVIGGAVYEGATITPGDAPGHGAVLDEKAIAIDRRLVLE comes from the coding sequence ATGCTTATCAAACGGATAGAACTTTTGACCGGGAGGATTCCTCTTGAGGTTCCTTTTAGGATTGCTACCATGGAGGTTCGGGATACCGAATCCCTTTTTGTTCGCATAAGCGACAGCGAAGGAAATACCGGTACGGGGGAAGGAAATCCTTTTCGTTCAATTGTCGGCGAGACCATAGGGACGGTATTTGCCGCTGCCGAAGCCCTTGCTCCTTTGCTCCTCGGCAAAAATGCTTTTGCATTTCACGAACATGCGAAAACAATGGAGGACTTTCTCCCCAATAATGTCACGTCAAGGAGCGCTTTTGATATTGCACTCTGGGATCTTGCTGCAAGGCGGGCTTGCATGCCGCTCTATGCCTTTCTCGGGGGCTCTCGGCGGGCTTTGATAAGTGATAATACCATTGGTCTGTTCTCTCCTGAGGTGATGGCGGAGCGGGCTCGTTCTTTTGTCCGGAAGGGATATAATGCCGTTAAGATAAAGCTTGGGACCGATGCGTCTTTGGACATTGAGCGGGTCAGGGCAATTCGTAAGGCCGTTGGATCTGAGGTTCTTCTCCGTGTCGATGCAAATCAGGGATGGAGTTTCCCCGATGCCGTAAAGGTTTTAACCGCGATAGAAAAGTGGAATATTGAGTACTGTGAGCAGCCCCTTCCCGCCGATCGTTTCGATCAGCTTCGAGAGCTGCGTCGTCGTACCTCGATACCCATCATGGCCGATGAATCCCTCTTTTCCGTCTCAGATGCCCTGCGTTTGATAAAGGAGGAGAGTTGTGATCTGTTCAATATCAAGCTTTCAAAATCGGCGGGTATTACCGGCGCCCTGGCCATTGCCTCTCTTGCCGAGGCCTCGGGTATCGAGTGTATGATAGGCTGTATGAGCGAAAGCAGAATCTACCAGAGTGCAGCCGCCCATCTTGCATCGGCGCGGCCGATTTTTCGTTATGCGGACCTCGATGGCCCCCTTATGCACACCATCGACCCTGTTATCGGTGGCGCCGTGTACGAGGGCGCCACCATTACTCCGGGAGATGCGCCCGGACACGGGGCAGTCCTCGACGAGAAGGCGATTGCAATCGATCGTCGTTTGGTTTTAGAATAA